In Nicotiana tabacum cultivar K326 chromosome 10, ASM71507v2, whole genome shotgun sequence, the DNA window CTATTTCcattcctttcagaactgaaatgaagaagaagaagcagagaaCTGACACtaaaacgaagaagaagaagaaggagaagcaaaATGAATGAAAATAGCTTGAACTTTTCCAGTGAAAGCCAAGAATGTCATTGTGCTTCAGCAGACCCAAAATGAACCAATCTCACTCAAATCTTCACCAAATgatttaaacttgaaatgaaaactctaaaatattccaaGCCCCAGTGATCAATTCGAACAAACAACCGCAAAATCAAAAGACCTAAGTTCGTCTTCTTCGTCGAACAATCAGTTCAAGTTTCGAACCCAAAACCCTAGAAAAACAGTTCAAATCAAAGCTCAAATCTTTAGACCTCACCTCGTATCAGCGTTTACAACCAAAAACTCGAACACCCAACCAACTTCGAACcctaattttcagattttcaaaAAACCCAAGTACAAACTTTTCCGGTGAAATCTAAGAATTTTGCAAAATTTTGCATTTGTTCTGTTCGATTTGGACTGAAACTCCATTTCCGGCAATGTGGCCTAGAATTAAGCCAAGCCATGGTTATGGGAGTACTTTATTTTGCAGATGAAGATGGAAAGGAAGGGGGTGGGGGTCGTTGGGAAAGATGACGGAGGGGAGGGGTGGGTTGggattcttgtttttcttttattcagcTTTATTTCTCTAAAGTCTTTTTTTAATTGTTAATAAATCCACGTGTCTCCATCTTATTGGTTACCCTGGCGTGTGAATTTCACGCATCTATTACGTATGGATGCCTAAAAATTTTGTGTCTAAATGATACAGTAAATACATGGTTAAAATGTTCAAATGAAACAAACTTTAGATAAAGTGTCTAAATGAAAGATCGTGCCAACTTTAAGTGTCTCCGTATGTATTCGGCCTTTTTTTTAGTGATATGATGAAAATGACTAGTTATTCACTAGCACCAGGAATGACATACTATGTTGACACAATTTATTGTAAAGAAAGATGCACCTCAGCCTTGCACGTACAGTTAGGTCTCATTGGGACTAAACAAAGAGTTCGTTTGATAGAATGTATTCGGGGAAAataatatactccctccgttccaatttatgtgaacttgtttgactgggcacggagtttaagaaaaaaatgaagacttttggaatttgtggtcctaaacaagtccaaatggggccccgagtatttgtgtggttataaaagcttctcattaagggtagagttgtaactttaagctaaattgttaccaaatttagaaagggttcattctttttggaacggaccaaaaaggaaataggttcacataaactggaacagagggagtaataaTCACATCTAGGTGCTTCTTGATCTTCCATCTAGGCTGTGACAAAGGCCCTACAAAAGTCAAGGTTGAGTTGATTGCATATCATCTTTGTAGGGATAGGCACGAGACATTAGATTTATTTTGGGAAGATACCAAACAAACCAAACAAATGTATAAGAGATATACCAACATAACTAATCTCAagattactaatacaccttattcagtactattcttatacaccctaccaaacgaccctaaGTAACTGGAACTCATTTTAAAGATGAATGCTCAGATTTACAATGGCAGTTCAGACTTGCAATCAAGGAGAAAGTTCTAATTGCAATTTCTAAAGTTAGAATTACATACCGCATCTTGATTAACAAATAAGAAGACATATTTTTAGGATATTTCTTCAATTCTGGCCTCTATGATTACGGAGAGCCCGTGGAACCAACATCACTTACCTGCAGCAGCTCTTGAGCTGCCCAACAAAACTGTTTGAATTACACTACATACAGTGGGACTGAGACTAGATTCTTACGTTGTCACAAAATCAGCAGACTTGAAAACAGCAAATTGATTGCCATCAAGATATAGATCCTGGGAATATAACTGCTGCTACTCAAATCTTCTGAAGCCGGACCTAATCCCACATTCGTTGACCCACTAAAATTTCCACTCCCATTTTTGCTGCACAACGATGCACAAAGATACCTCAAAAACTGAAGTCTATACCGGAGATCATAAAGCAACACCAAAATACTACAGAGAAGATAGATAGTTTCTAATGGTTTGAGAAAATCCTACAGATAAATGTGATAAAACTTGCGATATATGTAGTGTTTTATCCGATTCAACTGGATTATAGAATAAGAATATGATTAGCACATTCTTTCTGATCCTATCCAGCAAAATTAAGCACCACATCAAGCATAACCAAAAAACCAACCAAAGAAGGCTCTCATGACTCAGAGGCGGACCTATGCCAACAATttcatgtatatatgtatatgtcttaagaaaataatgatatattagtAGTTGACACCCTACATATGATGCATATTTTAGTTAAATCCAAAAGTGTACCTCCGAACTTCAAATTCTAAGTCCAGCTCTGTCTCATGTTACACGCCAAATTAGTTTCTAATTAATAAGGCCTATATAAGAGCAGAGCCATAATAACAACCTTAAAGCATATAGCAAATCTTCTTCATTCTTTTTTCGCAAAGTTAAGTTGATATCCTCGAACCTGAATCAAATATAAgcttttattctattttgattGATTCTAATACTATtccattttcatttttaaaaatgattaattACCATATAAAACTCTATTTACTCTACTTTAAGTTTTACTCATAAGATTTAGTAATATACTAATAAATAATTCACATTTAAGGCAACAGTAAGATCTTCTAGCACAATCGATAACAGTTACCTGGATGGAAATTTACATCCACCATGACCTGAAAAAAGTTTATACAACAAAAACAGAAATCAGAAAAACAAATTAAATAACAATTTCAGTAACGAAATTATACggaaatgaaaattgaaaagtaaAGTACTCACTGGGATTTATAGAAATGAGAGCAGCGTTGTTATCGAAATTACAAGCATCCTCAGTCATACCATGCCTGATGAAGTAATCATTGAAAGCATACGACGCCGTTTTCTGGATGTCGGAAGCGTCATAGCAAGGTTCACCGGGCTGAATAGGCCCACAATTAGCACCTCCAGGCCCACAAGCCCAATCAATCGCCGATTGAAGTGCAGCATCTTCTGCGTTGTTCTTTGCCACACACCACAACTGAACCGTCCCCCctccgccgccgccgccgccgccttGGGCAGCACAAAGGGTGGAGATTAGAGAGAATAGAAGGAGTGAAAGTGAGAATTTGGGAGACATTTGTTTTGTTCAGTTACAGGAATTGTGATAGAGAATGAAATGTAAATATGGAGGTGGCCGTTTAAGAAACggttatataaatataaatatgaagaaATTGTAGTTAATGAATAGAGACTCAGAATTTGACCGTTGGTTTTGTAATAGATAGAGATCTGAGAAGTGCTAAGAAAAGACTGGAGAAGGCTAGAGAATAGAGAGTGATTGTTCAGACTTTTTTTTCTAAACAAGACAAGAATGTACACACACAATACACTCACTATGTGAGTTATTGGTTTCATTTGTTGGAATCCAAGTATGACTATTGTCTTCCTTTTTTCCCAAATAGGAAGTTATAAAGCTTTTTTCtgaagggaaaagaaaaggcaaagaggTAATAGGGCACTCCGACTCAAAGCTAAGTTCTACCAAGTGGTTGCTAGATtgattatattatatttgattgAGTGTTAGCCCATCAAAATCTTTCTtgttcaaaaaaatgaaaatagcggaAATGACGATGGTGAGATGAGTGTGTGGGCATACTGTGAAAGATATAATTAGGAATGAAGACATTCAGGATAAGGTGTGAGTGACCTTCGTGGTAAACAAGATGTGAGAAGCGAGGTAGAGATTGTTCGAAAATGTGAAGAGTAGATGCACAAATTCCCTGGTGAGTAGGTGTGAGAGGTTAGCTATGGTGGGGCAAAGGAGGGTAGAGGTAGGCCGAGAAGTATTGGAGAGGTGTGATTAGACAAGACTTGACATATTTTCAGCTTGCCGAGGATACAATTCTCGATAGGAGGGTGTGTAGATCGGGAATTAGGGTAGTAGGTTATGTAAGTAGTCGAGAGTAATTCTTTTTCGTACCTGTATTGCTTTTTTGTACCCGTAGTACTAGTATATTATTGTATTTTCTATTGTTAAATTTCTAATACTATTTGACGTTTCTAGTTTCGGTTATCTTTCTCTAGCTGTAGTTACTGCTTCCTTTTACTTAGATTTTCTTTAGTCGTATTTTTTTATCTAAATTGTTGTGGTTATATTTTTCTTGAGTCGAAGGTTATGGAAAATAGCATATCTACCTTCACAAGGCAGATcctacttgtgagattatactgaatATGTTATTGTAATAGTTTTCAAAGCCGAAATCAACTTAAACACGCGCCATGcctgattaatttttttttaataaacagaaagaaaaataaagtttaaaGACCAAAACCGCAATGGTGTTTCTTTCTAGACTTTACCACCACAACagataaaatatgaaaaagagAAAGCGAGTCGCGTTTTCTTTTTCCACCGACACCAACTTTGAAGAGGAGAAAAGTGAAGCAAAAACAAAAGGGTGCAAAAATGGGAAATCAGATATTCGAGTATAGTTTTATCTTTATTACCAATTAAGTGCATGGTTCGTCTTCTTCCCTTTTTTCCTTCTCGTTCCTTTAATTCATGGACCCCTCCACCCaataaaataagaaaagtaaTGAGTACGTTTCTTgtataaaagaaaatcaatcgGCACATTTGGAAGTTGGAACAATGAAGTTTCTCTCCAAGTTATGAGGAAAGTTGTGGTAGGGTGTTAAGTACTTTTTCCTTCTTAATTggtcagaggtattttttctttcttaatcAGAGGTCTCGGATTAAAATCTTGGGTATGTATTTGTTAAGGAGTACTTTACTCCTAATATAAAATTTTAGCGCAAATTAATTAGGCCCCAATGCGATTACCCAACACTAGgtgaaaagccaaaaaaaaaaaagtttctaTCTAAATTTTCGTTTTCACTCTCAAAATTAAGACCAGTTTGAATGTGAAAAATCATCATGTAATTAGTCAACAGAGGTTACAATAAGAATAATTACATCTAAATTCAACCTTGCAAAATCATCCAGAAATTGTTACAATTTTCTGTTTGTATGCTTGATTTTGATGTTGCTGGTTGCCCTTAACTTATTCACTCGGTTGCTGTCTCAAATAAGTCAAGTTCAAGTGAAGTTCCTTTTTATAGTTCTATGTTTAGAGTATAAATTATTATCGACCTAATCTTTAACCAATTTCTATACCTGATATTTCTTAAAACCTTGCCTTTCCTCTTTACTGCTATCTTTTCTTCGCTTATTCTCCAGTTGATTGCCTCATTGAAGTTGACTGGGATCTTGATTAAGGTAATAAAACTACTAGAATTCGAATGCGTGACACTACGACCTGAATTGTGTCTTATTGACTACTGGGTTGTATCACCTGTCCCCTGGTGGGACGAAGGTGTGTGTACACCTTTTCTTTAGGGACAAAATTCAAAAACTGAGTTTGAAAAAGCTATTTATCCAAAAACTCAAATAAACGCCGGATTAGCTAGTTTTGAACTTATCAAGTTTGGAGATTACTAATAGTCTGTTTGACCAAATTactaaaattagcttattttgaaatttttttttcctaaaagtgttttccaaaaaaaatagttttggtGAAAAATTATTTGTGTTTAGTTAATCAATTTGAAAACACACTTTTAAATGGTAAATAGTGTTTGATCAAACTTTTAGAAACTGCTTCCAATTATATTTTTTCTCAAAtatgcttttcaaaaaagtgtttttggtgaaattttttttttcctgCTTCTCAAAAAATTACTCCTACTCAAAATTACCTTTTTTCCCCATAAAACTATGTAGATTTGCTAGTTCACCATTGGGGTTGGATAACTAGGGgattgataacaacacgataggagattcaagaattaataaagaaaaaccaagaaatATGCGGAAGCTAGacgaaaataaagaaacaaaaaagaagactgaaattaaagatagattgaattcaagaaagagtctcttgaattcaagaagtctattcttgaagttgaatcctaacaacaacaattagctaacgaagAACTAATCGGATTTGATAGAGACTTAAAACCAAGATacagattgtgaaacccgaccctttag includes these proteins:
- the LOC107782656 gene encoding PLASMODESMATA CALLOSE-BINDING PROTEIN 5 gives rise to the protein MSPKFSLSLLLFSLISTLCAAQGGGGGGGGGTVQLWCVAKNNAEDAALQSAIDWACGPGGANCGPIQPGEPCYDASDIQKTASYAFNDYFIRHGMTEDACNFDNNAALISINPSHGGCKFPSSKNGSGNFSGSTNVGLGPASEDLSSSSYIPRIYILMAINLLFSSLLIL